GTTAACAATGGCGGTCTACCCTGCACTCTGTTGAAGTATGAACTTTACTGAAGTTGCCACATTGAATTATTGATTATTGAAAATTTTTAACGGTAACAATTAACCAATTTGCAATTGTTGGTGTTGTCTCCAGTTTGCTCCCCTACTCTGACCCTATTTCGTCCTTGGGTGGGTCAGGAGATCCCGAAAAATGCCACCATAATGGGTTAGTAGTTGATTTCTCTTCTTTCTCTCCAACTACTGCTTACCATAAAGTTTTTGCTGTTTTCACCATGACCGATCGCCGTCAGTATGCTCCCGCTACCCAACGCAACCGAGAGACGATCGCCGCTGTTTTGCAGGAGTATCTCCCCTCCCAAGGCAGTATTTTAGAAATTGCCAGTGGCACCGGGGAACATGCTTGCTTTTTTGCGCCCCTATTTTCCCCCCGTTGGTGGATTACGTCTGACCCAGACCCCCTTTGCCGGGAAAGTATCATGGCCTGGCGAGACCATCAAGCATTGGCCAATTTTCAGTCACCTTTGGATTTGGACGTTAATGACCAGGTTTGGCCAGTGGAGCGAGAAATATTACGGGAACCCGTTACTAGTATTGTGGCCATCAACTTGATTCATATTTCCCCCTGGGAATCCTGCTTAGGGTTACTAACTGGGGCAGAACGCATTTTGCCGGAGGGGGGCATCCTCTATCTCTACGGCCCTTACCGCCAAAAGGGAGTACCAACGGCTCCTAGCAATGAAGCGTTTGATCAATCGTTGCAAAGTCGTAACCCAGCTTGGGGTTTGAGGCAGTTGGAAGATGTGATTGGGGAAGCGGGAAAGAGAAATTTACACAATCAAGCAATAATTCCCATGCCTGCTAACAATTTATCGGTAATTTTCCAGAAGGGGTCAGGGCAAAATTCTGGTTAATATTCATTACTCACAGTCGGGAATTGCTGGGTAATCCGTTGCTAAAAATCCAGTAGATTTGACTAGATTCCATTTCCCTACCCTGCCATGATCTCAGACCAAACCCATATGCGTCGT
The genomic region above belongs to Synechocystis sp. PCC 6803 substr. PCC-P and contains:
- a CDS encoding class I SAM-dependent methyltransferase — translated: MTDRRQYAPATQRNRETIAAVLQEYLPSQGSILEIASGTGEHACFFAPLFSPRWWITSDPDPLCRESIMAWRDHQALANFQSPLDLDVNDQVWPVEREILREPVTSIVAINLIHISPWESCLGLLTGAERILPEGGILYLYGPYRQKGVPTAPSNEAFDQSLQSRNPAWGLRQLEDVIGEAGKRNLHNQAIIPMPANNLSVIFQKGSGQNSG